The genomic window TCTGAATGAGCACACAGCATCTCTGTTTAAAGACAGTGCAAGGTCCATGGAAGACACGTGCCagcagcaccccaccccagcccacataTTCACATGCTGCCCATGTAAATGCAAACTGACAGCTTCACTGTTCTCTGCTTTAATGCACTTGTGATTCAGTGAGAGATTTCCAAGTCTCTTTTCTTCCCTGGGAAAGTGGCAGCCACCCCTTTCAGAAGTCCCTCTTGGAGACTTGCCTCTACTTCTGCTCAGAGCAGGTGTTTGTGCCGAGGAGGCAGGCACTCCACAGCTGGATGGCTCTCAGCATCCCTCTGAAGGAATTGGAAGGTCTCAGGATTTCAGGGTTCCCCAAGCAGAATGCAACCCCTCTCTTGTGAAGAGTTAAAGCTGACAGAGGGGGCATAATGGTGAGGTGCCCCAGACAGATTTCTGCTTGTAAATCTATGCCAGATGGAGTAGCTGCCCTAAAGAGAACAGGTGACACTGCATCCTACCCCACTAACACTAATAGCCTAATATTACAAAGCAGAGTCCTCACCTCCATGCTGGCCAGTTCtttggcagggctgaggctgtagATGGGGTTGGCTCGGTTGGACTGGAACTggaagagcagcagcaacaggagcccGTAGAGAAATGAACCTTTTGTGTCCATCCTGCTGGGTTGGCTTGGAATAGGAGCAAGTTTGAGCTTCTTCTGAGAGGTCCCTTCTGGTCTCGATGGCTCACTCCCTCGTTCTGTTTGCTCCTCTTTCTGGCTGCTCTTTTATACTCTTTGGGTGTGATCCCTGCTTCCTAGGTTATCGGGGGGTTTATCGGGGGTACATTCCAgtcccactgcaggcatgcagctcTGTCAAAAGAAGATTCCCTTTATTAGCTGTCATTAGGAGGTGGCTGCTACTGAGGAATGTCTGTCACAAGTCAATGATTTCATGTCgctctttccccaccctcccctccttgATACCAGGCACTGAGATTACATAGTCCAGCTAGAAATTCTTAGCAATTTTGTTACAAGAGACCCCCATAGTCTGATTCACAGGGATAGGAAAACAACTTTGAGATGGCTCTAGATTCCACTTAATAAGGAGCTTTTGGGAAGGAAATGCCTTATATAGAGAAAGAAGAGACCAAAGACACCAGCTTCAGGGAGGGTAGAAACAGAGGAAGGTAAACTTCCTTCTAGGAGATCAAGTGTCACACAGGCTTCCCTGTTATATGGaaaacctccagctgctgcatgctgcggCATGTACTGAAAATCTCCGGTTCTGGGCTCTTTTCTTCTCCATGGTTTTAAAGGCAATCGTGCTACACTACACGGTCTTTACATTACTTGCTTGTACACTGCCTACAACAGCAGGGTCCCGATCTGAAGTGCTTCAGTGCTATTGTAATACTAATAACTCTTGGAGGGACACTTTAGGGTTGCTGAGCCTTTCCAGAATTACTTTATTAGCAACGGCAGCTGCCATGCCTTTGAGAATTGGGACGCTAGTCACACTTAAGTCGATAGGAGTTTTCCATAAGCATGGACTTCAGGGTCTGACTGTAAGTAACTTCAAGGAAATGTAGAGTAAATCACATTCAGGGGAGACTGCTCCTGAGACATGTGCAATGAATTCGGCGCACGGTTGCATCGGCTTGAAAGTGGATGTTTGTGGAGTGAGATTTGAGTGAAGTTTTTCAAAATTTGGTTTAAGAGAATGTGTGTATGTCTGGGGGAGTTAGGGTTAGAGGGGGGTGTACGCAAATGCATGTATTCAGTGCGAGAACAAATAGGTTCTGTTTTGTTAGAGTTCACTATTCTAGCATTCAGCTGATTTTAGAAGTCAGAATTGTGATTGAGTTATGCTGAATCTGTATATTCCTAAATTATCTGCACTTACTTTTCAACTCTATATGAGTAAAAGAAGAGGTAGTAACAGTGTCTCAGTTTGCAAGAGTATTTTAAACTATGAAATATACAATGTACTTTGCATCTTGCATGACTGGCTTCCTGTGTTAGAGATGGAGGTAAAGAGTAACTCTGTGCTGGCACTGCATTTCCTAGTCTGAGTGAATCTCCAGCATTTTAAATGAGGAAAAGTCAGAGCTTGAAAAGAATTTCCTGAAATGTTTATTAAAAAGGATATGCTGTTTGTCATTCGCATACAGTGTGTGTGACAATATAAACACTGTGCGTATGCATGCACAAATCCCCAACTTGAATAGGGCATTATGAAGGCTGTAAGTCAAACGCTCAAAGGTTAGAAAATGCCAGAATGAAGCTTTCCTCTGCATCCTCAATTTAGCTCTCTGTACGTAGGTGCTATGATAGCCTCTTAATTACACTATCGTaccctatttttttttcactggacCTCTGCCTCTGTCAGTGCACAGGGTGGGTGAACAGCTCTTGGCTATTTTGCCCTCTCCTTCTGATTGGGGTGACGCTGTTTTATTTATTGCATGCTATTCAAATCCTTCACCGAAGGCAGAATAATTAGCTGCTTTGTGGGCTTTGCTGTGTCACTGGGCTCTGTAGGTTTTGAATGCTTCATGGACTTCCATGTGTCTGTCTTCACAACACCTCTATGCAAAGAGCTCTTATTATCCCTATTCTGAAGATGGGGACTAAGGGGCATGGAGATGATGGTCCAAAATGTACACGCACACACTTTTGGGGTGGGGAAATGACTAATATGAGGCACCTAGAACCTGATTTCTCAGCATGCTACTCCCTGTTCAGACACACATGGCAGTGGACTTCATGGGCATCGGACTGTCCCGTACTCTTGAAAATCAGATATCAGGGTCTTCATCTAGGTCTTGACCCAGAAAGCGAGGAACACTAATAATGACCACATCTGAAAAGTTTAGGGTAAGTGACTTGCCTGGAATCTTACAGGGTGtctgtggcagggacagggagagagagagagagagagagagtatgtgtgtgtgtgtcacattTTTAggaccacattttgcccactcccacctcccaacAGCTGCATTAAAGATACTGGAGTATATGGTGGTGGGATCTGGGCCCTTAATCAATATAGTTCAACTCTTTGTTCCTTGCATGTTGAATCCCAGTGTCCTCATTCAGGCAAAGCTGCTGTGAACAGCAGGGCTTATCCCTGAGCGATGGGGCCCTGAGGAGACCAAAGCAGCAATGAAGCAGCGAGCTGGGCTCCCCACAGCAAAGCCCTCTTAGCAATCAGCCGCTGCCATGTCCTGAGATGTGCTCCCTTGCTGCTTACTTAGCTGTCAGTATTGTCAGGTCTGGCCTTCACACCCTGTTAGCCTTTTTGCTCCCTGATGATTGCTTGGATCTAGACAGGGGGTTAAAATGAGCTGTTGACAACGTCCCATGGAGGAAACACTTATTGTAGGGAGCTGCTTTGTCTGGAGTCAGTATGTCATATCCAGCGTCTGTGGCTGTGTATACATCAGTCACCTGGGGAATGGGCTGTCTGGCCACAGCAGCGTGCTCTTTGAAGGGCTTGGTCCCTGCAGCCCCTCGGCGCCTGGGAGATGGCAGAGGGGCTGAGTGCAGCTCAGGGCAGCAGTGAGATGTGGAGATGCAGGACCTTGGACGCaaagctgccccagggctggggctgtccctcctcccctgggcagaattcctccccccagcatcccggtGCCAAGTCCTAGCTGTGGGTTCCCCGCGTGTGCTTGCTGGAAGGGCCGCTTGGTTCATGGGTGACTTCCAAGGCCAGGGGCAGATGGGAGCCGGGGGATAAAGTTGCTTCACTTCCCTTCATGGCTCCGGGggcttctgcttctctctccctccccaggtgCCAGCCGCCCCTCCCCTGCGCGCGGGTCCGGTCAGCCCGGCcctgtctcctgcctcctcccagccccgcGGAAACCTCCCTCCTGCCTCGGCGCCCGGCGGCCTCCTCGGCTCCAGCCCCgcggagcggcccggcgggcttGGGCCGGTGCCCTCCAGATGCGCGGAGCCCCCGGGGGCAGGaggcgcccgcccgcccgcgtgcccctgcagcaccccgCGCCCTCCCCGCACgcgacgggacgggacgggacaggaCGGGACGGGAAGGAAGAGCCGGGGCCGGCGGCTGAGCCACGGGAAGGTTTAATGTTGCTCGCGGCGGCTGGGAGCGGCGGAGGCGGAGGCGCTCGCTCTTGCCGGCCCGCGGGCTGGGGCGGCCCCGGCGCTGTCCGCGGTGCTGAGGCGGGCCTGGCCGGGGCCGCCCGCGGGGGTCGCTCGCTCCGTCTGCGCCGCGCCCTCAGCTCCTCCCCCGCCGCCAGGCGCCTGCGAGGGACGGGAGAGGCGGTGAGCGCGGCGCCCGgcactgccccgccccgccccgccccgcccggggcaCGTACGGGCTCGGTAGCGCTGGCAGCCGAGCGCGCTCTGCGCCCCGATCCGCTCCATCCTCGTGCCGAAGCAGCCCGAGAAGTGCCGGCTCCTCCGCGGCGCCGCCAGCAGGCTCCGCCAGGCCGCGGGCAGGGGCGAGCCGGAGGGGCCGGGCTCGTCGGGGGGCTCGTCCGCGCCGTCCTGCTCCTGCTCCGAGCCCGGCCCGGCGTCGGGGGGCTCCAGCAGCCGCAGCAGGGCCTGCGCGGGACAGGCAGGAGGTGGCGTGGGGCCGGCTcagcccccgcccgcccgcccgcccgcccgcacttacctgcagggcacggagctcggggctggggctggggctggggccgtcGGGGGGCAGCAGCCGGGCCCCCACGAgcgcccacagcagcagcagcagcaggagcgggGCGCAGCGCTGGGCAGCCTCCATCCTGCCGGGCTGGCCGCTCAGCCCGACCGGGCCTCCTTTATAGGCTGCGGCCAGCAGCGCGGGGTGCGGAGcggccagctggctgcagccggcaTCCCCCGGGGCCATGGGCCGGGCCACGGCTCCACAcagccccttctcccagccctgcccaagccagctcctgcctccccacgACAGGGCCTGCCAACCCTTGGTGGTAAATGGGCCTGCCTGCCTTTGAGTCCTTTCTGCCTCACTCCTGTCTTGTTGGAACCCAGTTCACCCCTTCCCAATGACTCCAGATATGTCTTAAGTACTAGAGAGGGTGAGGGCTAAGCAGTCGCCACTCGCACGTGACAACTCGGCTAACCCACGGAGCCCTGCACCTTCCGCGGCTCATGCTTTGTCTCGGGGAGGGATCCCTGAGGAAACAGAGTCCTCTCCTGGGTTTTTCCAGGAGGCACGAAGATGCTCTATGAGTTTAAACTTCCCAGCTTGCCAATGCTAGAAGTGCTAGGCCTGCTAGTGTGatgggcagcctgcactgctgtaacatcctcttcctcctctggtTGGTTTTGCCTTGGGGCTTTCCTGCTGTTGCATATTAGTTGCAGTTGAACCCTCTGTGAATCTCCCACTGAAGTGGTCACCATCAAGTGCAAAAGGGTACAGTTTTCATGGGTGCTGGGACTGATCCCAAGGGATTTGCTGAGTCTTCCTACAGCCCTTAGGGTGGCCATTAAGGAAGGGCACTGGCCTGGTCAGTCAGGGCACCTGGTTCCTGTTCATGGCTCTTTTGCCGTGTGACCTTATTCAAGTCCTATTTGGTCTGCAAGCTCCTCTTGTCTGTGCAGATGTGGCCCTAGTCTCTTGGTGCCTCTCAGCACTGTCATCAATGATTCCTCAGGGCTAGCTCCAAAGTTGGTGGGAGCATTTCCACTGCATTTAAAGGCCTCAGAACTTATCTGCTGCTAAAGTCAAAAGGACTTTCATATCAATAAGAATGGTGGGCTTTATTATGATTTGTATGAACATTTGTGCGCTAGGTGCTATATAAACAAAAAGAGAGTTTCTGCCCCAAAAGTTTGGACTGTAAGATGACAGACAGTAGATAGCTGCAGAAAGATAGGGCGTCCCAGACCACGTTGCTCAGTGTGATGGGTATGGTTCTTTCTAGGCCAGCAGTCTGTCAGGTGTCTAGTAGGTATTATGGCAAAGGAGAGGTTTAAGGATGGTTCTGGAGGAGAGCAGCGAAGAGGCTTTGTGAATGAGTGAGTGCTGGAGGTAGAGCCTGTGGGCTGGAACAGGGGCAGGAATAGACTTCTTGATGCTGATGGTGACATGTGAGGATGGGCAGGGCCTTGAAAAGGAAGTGGGTTATGTTCTTTGTGGTAGGGCAGGATGAGCCAGTGgaggccagggggtgaggggtgaTGCCAGCAAATCAAGAGGCTAACAGGAAAATAAGAATAAATGTAGCTCTGTGGCAGTAAAGTGAGATCTGCTGGTCTGACTCAGACCCAGGGTCACATCCTTTGAGGAACTGGGCATTTCTCCTGATGGGGTCTGCAGGAACCAGACACATTTGGTAAAatgccagtgatgctttttagcCTGGGCAGGTCATTTCACTGCATCTCACAGAACATCTGCCATTCCCCTGGTCTCTTTACCTTTACAGCCAGAGCCTGCAGATGCATACACCACTGCTCCAGATGGACTGAAATGACACTGCTAGAGAGAGCGTTCTCCATGCATCTTACTAGCAGGCTAGCATCAAAGGTCTGCTGTGAATTTTTGAATGCTAACAGTAATGAGTAAGTTATTTACAGCACAAATGCACCTGGCTTGAGTCTTCAGGGGTGTAGTTAAGGGACCTTTCAAGTGCTGTCACTTGTTTTGTTACATTTTGAgaaatttaaaactttttaaactgCTGGCACAAATGCCCAAGTGATAAGCCTACCTGGTAACCCAACCTCCTATATGGAGCCAGAGTTTTTGAGCATTTCAGATGCATCCTCACTTGCCTCCTGCAGGATTCTGCTCAGAAGTGGGCTGTTTGCAGTGCTAAACCACAGGCATCTGGGTCTGTTACACCTGTATAAATCTAGAGCACTTTTCCTAGCCCTGAGTTTACACCAAGATCAGTGGCAAGTTCTGGTTGTTCAGGATGCAAGACTCCAGGGGAAGGGGAACACTTGGTGGTCAGCTTCTGAAACCACAGACCAAAACGTTCATAGGATTAGATCATACTGGTTGTAGATGTGGTTTGTGGCAGGTCTGAGATTGCTGGTGAAGAGGGAAGTAGGAGTGTAGGAACCAATGTTTAGAGCACTGCCAAGCTCTCTGGGGCTGCGGCTGTCTTGGATCTAGCTGCGTACACTAGTTCAGTGCAGTTCTGGCTTGTGCTACTGGAATACAAATAGCAAAAAAGCTGCTGGCACTACTCACAACCcaaggcatgtctacaccacATCTCCAGGGCTTCCCTGCATGCATCTTGCTTCAGATGCATGGCAGTGACACTGCTCTGGGGACATCCCTCTGTGGCCATTCTGCAGGTGGCTGTTTGCAGACACTGAGACCTCAAAAGCCACCATGGGGGCTGTAGAGCAACTTCACTGCCTCCTTTCCAGGATGTGGCATGCAAGTGGGAACAGGTGGTTCTGGCTACATTATGCCCTTACCAAAGTGGCCCAGCTCAGCTGGGAGACCTGGAGATGAATACAGGGAGACCAGTGTATGTGgtgtaccttaattttagcaaagcttttgatatggtctcccacagcattctcacagggaGGCttgtatgggctggatgaatgacttttaaggtggatagaaaactgactggagtaATGGGCTtggagagtagtaatcaatggttccatgtctaggtggcagccagtatcaagtgaagtgccccaggggtcgatcctgggcctggttttgttcaatgtcttcatcagtgacctggaaaatggcatagagtgcaccctcagcaagtctgcagataacaccaagctggagggagtagtagatgcactggaggggagggctaggatttagagtgccctagacaaattggaggattgggccaaaaggaatctcatgaggttcaacaaggacaagtgcaaagtcctgaacttaggacagaacaatcccatgcaccagtacaggctaggggTTGACTAGCTGGgtagcacctctgcagaaaaggaccagcaagttacagtggacaagaagctgaatatgaaccaacagtgtgcccttgttgccaagaaggctaatggcatactgggctgcactggtaggtgtgttgccagtcaagggaagtgattattcccctctattcagcactggtgaggccacatctggagtagtgggttcagttttgggcccccactacagaaaggacgtggacaaattagagtgaatccagtagagggcaacaaaaatggtgaggggctgaggacacatgacttatgagcagAAGCTGAgagaaatgggcttatttagtctagagcaAAGGaaactgagaagggatttaatagcagccttcaactacctgaagcagtgTTTGAAAGAGCATGgatctggactgttctcagtggtggcagatgacagcacaaggagcaattggctcaagttgcagcaagggaagtttaggttagatattaggaagaattttcttgctaggagggtagtaaaacactgggacaggttacccagaggggttatagactctccatccttggaggctttcaaaacccagttagacaaatctttggctggCATGAtttggttggggatggtcctgctctgagcaggaggttggactagatgacctcctgaggtcccttccaaaactaactttctatgactctgtgaagTCATAGTCCTAGTTCTTCAGCCAAGGAGCAGACTTCCTAAAGAGAAGGCAGGGAGCATAGGGGCTTGGCTGTTTGCTGCCCGTTTTCATTCTCTCTGCAGTGTGGAGTAGGCTACTCTGCTATGCTATAAACACTATGAGAATGCAGATGTCACAGCTTGGGGTCGGCACCTATTGGTTACAGCCTGTGTCACAACCAGTAGAACTGGCTCCTGGTCTGGAGTGCATTGTCCTCAGCTGAGTAGACCATTTTTATTAAACTAAGTTCTCCATTTCCCTTTATAATGCACACCTTTTCTTCCCTCTAGGCATACTCATGCCCTTGTTCAACCTTCAGTGTCAAAGTTGTCGGTAGCTTGGAGGAATGGTGACACCTGACAAAAGATTTTTAGGAACTTTGGGCCAGATTCTGGGCTTCTTAAACCAGCCTAAATCCAGAGTCACTTCATTGGTATGATTTTTGCTGTAGCTGAGTATAACAGAGAACTCTGTTACTAGAGAAAGGGGGTTAAGGGTGCCTGGGCTCCCCCGCCCCCATGCTCCTTTGTGGCCTGCCAGTTTGTCCCTTCCCTTTGTGGTGTTCCTTTGACTGTTTCTTTTGTTATACAACCCCATCCCCCTCTACCTTCCCTGCATTATTAGTTTTCCTGTTATTCACACTTTCTTGTGCTGCTGGAGTTAACTAACAGGTGGAGGAGCCTGAAACAAGATGACTACCAGGTCCAggttcaggcagtccctggtggcccATGGACAGAAGTAGAAGAGTAGGTGACCTGGAGCACCCTTTATAAGCCCAAGCCATGAGCCTGAGAGAGACCCCAGCCATAGGAGCCACAGGAAGATGGAGGACCTTATGGGAAGGCTAAGGGACTGAAGtcagggctgggaagaggggaCGCAGAGTGGCAGCTGGGGTGAAGCAGATCAGGGATTCTGCAGCAAGAACCAGATAAGCTCTGGGACATTTTCTGTGTCTGTGGCTTGGAGCCAAGCCAATGCCTATGGTTttgatgattttcttttttttgttctcaGTGGTCTAGGttggggctgtaggggaggtggaggccactGAGAGGTATGCTTGGGAGACCCTGAATTTTGAACTTGATTGAGAAGACAGAAGATGGAGACTGGGGGATAAGAACAAAGATGGTCAGGGACTGAAAGGTCGTAGCAAGATTTGGGGTGACAGGTCCTCAAGCCCAAGGGCATGCCCCAGTTCACTGAAAGTTTGTGTCCCTAAATAGTGGGCCCTGAGCCAGAAGGCACAGCTAGAGTAAAAGTGGGACAAGGCCAGGAGGGCCCTGGCCCAGGCAAGGGTCCAATTCCTGAAGGTCTCCTCACCCATGAGTGGCCTTCCCTGTCAGTTTGTTCCATCAAGACTTGGCAGGTAAGAGTGCCAAGAAGGAAAGCTGCAGGGAACGAGGGGAGCTAGCAGGAAGAGGCCTCTAAAGTCTGGTACACCATGCCAACTCCCCTTGGATGGCATACACTGAAATCAGAGTCTGGCCTCTTTCCCTTCTGTCTCTGGAGAACTGCATTTTTGGAGCAGACAGGTCCTGGGAATATGTAACAGAGCTTGACATTAAGTAAGAGCAACTAAAGAGCAGGGACAACCTGAAGCTTTAATGGATCATCTTCAGCAACACTAATGCAACTCTATTAATTGAAGAAAATAGGAAGACAATGAGGCCTTTCATGTTTGAAATGACCTAATTTTAGTGAAAGACCTAGCAAGAATAACCATAGAGCTGAGCTGAAAGTTTGCAGTGAGCAAGCCTGTAATTagggtttttgttgtttgtttgttcgttttcAATTTATGAATGTTTGCTAGCAATTTCCTTAACTGAATGTGATGTTTGAGCTTAGGCTCTGCAGTTCAACCCTTTCCAATTCAAAGTGTCACTTAGCTGTATCCAGTCAGAGATATCATGTGTTTTTTGTTTCAGTTCCTGATTCGATGAACTTGAATGTTAATCTGACAGAAATGCAGGGATGTtttaaaatccacctgccatagGTTCTTGTGTGCTCATTTTTGCAGCTCAATTACTGGTAAATAGCTGTTAGCCCATCAGAGCCAGCTGTGTACCCATCTCCTACCTAAACACATGAAAAGGGGGGATCTTTGCTTGAAGTGCTTACAAACAAGCACGGGCATGGCAGACTGCTCTGCCTCTTTCAGTGTGTGTGGACTGGTGACAAGAAAATCACTGATCCTGACAGTGCTAAGATATGCAGAATTACATTttcagctctccccaccccccattaccACCTGTTTGGCACCAGTGGCTTAATTGTTCTGCTTCAACACAGCCACGCTCCTCAGATCACATTAGACCTGTCTTGTCACCTGATTCTACATGGGAAAGAAGCCTGTGTCTTGAACCATCTGCATATCTTTTGGAGACACAGGCATATTAAATGTTAAGGCAGTTGTCAGACTCTGTCTGTGCATACCTATCTCCAGGGCTTAAGTATAGCCTGGCTGAAGTGGAGGAGGAGGCTGTATAGCAGCCGTTCCCAATCTGGGGTAAATGTACCACCAGTGgcatgcagacaacctgtcagtggtatttaacagatttattataattactttatatgaccaATTTGCTGGTGggacttaaggttgaactgaaaaaattgctggtggtgcTTAAGGctgtatcgttttaaattggtggtgcaccatctgtcagagtttgggaaccgctccTGTATAGAGCAGTTCCCGAGCTGCTGACGCAAACCCAGATCCAATTAGCTTAAAATTTTGATTTGCGCAGTCTGTAGCCTTACTAGCTATGTTTCCTGTCCTGGCTATAAGCAAATGTACAGACCCTGTTTCTCATTTCCCAAGAAGAGACTTTCTTTGTGCCTTTAGTGTCAGGTTTGTTATTTTAAGCTTGTGTTTATTTTTGTGCAGGGCTCCAAGGTCTTTGCATGATAGGGAGAGGGTTGTTGTGTTGTTTCTTCCATGTATGGCCCCATCCTGAGACTGGCAGAATTCAGAGGGATGGGGTTCATGCATACAGATctggtggcagggccagggcctagcACAGGATAATCCATACAAG from Alligator mississippiensis isolate rAllMis1 chromosome 13, rAllMis1, whole genome shotgun sequence includes these protein-coding regions:
- the LOC109284732 gene encoding natriuretic peptides A-like, with the translated sequence MEAAQRCAPLLLLLLLWALVGARLLPPDGPSPSPSPELRALQALLRLLEPPDAGPGSEQEQDGADEPPDEPGPSGSPLPAAWRSLLAAPRRSRHFSGCFGTRMERIGAQSALGCQRYRARAWRRGRS